Proteins encoded by one window of Branchiostoma floridae strain S238N-H82 chromosome 6, Bfl_VNyyK, whole genome shotgun sequence:
- the LOC118418601 gene encoding aminopeptidase N-like isoform X2 produces the protein MSGFAKRYSFRSGKVHDESCKSYNSRPFAIAACCVLFCLGIGLIIGFEAGRGGVESKPWQQVRLPETLLPIHYDVELQVDVTAFTVVGQVNVTLRCATPTRYVILHAAELDVVSGDGTPGVTSNDGVTVPRITSWFLYTENQYLVLELDKELTKGVVYTVSINFRGTLRDGLIGFYRSSYVNNDGQTRYLATTHMQPMGARLAFPCFDEPAFKATFTVTLVHRDGYTALANMPLENNVTRNDGWIADRFQRSVRMPTYLLAFVVSDYTSVGTVSSSGLETRIWARPEYISAGMGDYALDVADKIVAYYEEYFDVPFPLPKIDHISIPDYSIGAMENWGLITYAESLLLYDTRKPSASRKRGTARIVAHELAHMWFGNLVTMEWWDGTWLNEGFASYVEYLGYGYVEPDVNVMEQFAYYRCQGVLEDDSLTSSRPIFQPVNHPDESREIFDSITYSKGASILRMLGNFVGENTFRKGLKSYLERNAYSNAVQDELWEEITLAAREDGQTDLDVKTVMDTWTLQMGYPVVNLTRDYGRGTAQATQQHFLLDPTATVSAPSDFGYRWHIPLTYTTRGGSFDEPDQVWMRPDQGTSTVNLGGAGSDDWVLANIHRVGYYRVNYDPTNWRLLIDHLNSSLYEEIPPDNRGTLIDDAFNLGRASQLDLSIALDLTRYLVRERHFVPWSMAKAAMNYVETVFGSVSDIYNNWQAYMVQLISPFYNEVGWTLQQSDYNTEVGQVLAISTACTYGQTGCVNNATALFQRWMDTNNNSHIPETFKSTVYCTAIRYGGSREWDFAWQRYLEAEPSEQNLLLSAMACSRDTVILSRYLERSKDAALVRRQSAPDVISYVGGSDVGKTLAWNFLVDNWDFYMENYDETQFTMASIVSSVTKQFSAQEDLDNLEQFLKDHPNQGTATRAFSQAVDNTGANLRFRRDNESKIRAWLPGRSRGN, from the exons ATGTCGGGATTCGCGAAGCGGTACAGTTTCAGAAGCGGCAAGGTTCACGACGAGTCCTGTAAGTCTTACAACAGCCGCCCGTTCGCCATCGCCGCGTGCTGTGTTCTCTTTTGTCTCGGGATTGGGCTGATCATCGGGTTTGAGGCAGGCAGGGGCGGTGTAGAGTCGAAACCGTGGCAACAG GTGCGACTACCGGAGACGTTGTTGCCCATACACTATGACGTAGAGCTGCAGGTAGACGTGACGGCCTTCACCGTGGTGGGTCAGGTGAACGTCACGCTCAGGTGTGCCACGCCCACCAGGTACGTCATCCTACACGCCGCTGAGCTGGACGTCGTTAGCGGAGACGGCACGCCAGGTGTCACGAGCAACGATGGCGTCACCGTCCCGAGAATAACCTCCTGGTTTCTGTATACAG AAAACCAGTACCTGGTGTTGGAGCTAGACAAGGAGCTGACAAAGGGAGTGGTCTATACCGTCAGCATCAACTTCAGAGGGACGCTGAGAGATGGACTGATCGGGTTTTACCGATCTTCTTATGTCAACAATGACGGCCAAACACG ATACCTGGCCACGACCCACATGCAGCCGATGGGAGCCCGCCTGGCGTTCCCGTGTTTTGACGAGCCGGCCTTCAAGGCCACGTTCACGGTGACCCTGGTACACCGGGACGGCTACACGGCTCTCGCCAACATGCCACTGGAAAACAACGTAACCAG AAACGATGGATGGATCGCGGACCGGTTCCAGAGGTCCGTACGAATGCCCACCTACCTGCTGGCGTTTGTGGTGTCCGACTACACCTCGGTCGGTACAGTCTCATCTTCAGGATTGGAG ACCAGAATCTGGGCCCGCCCGGAGTACATATCGGCAGGGATGGGAGACTACGCTCTGGACGTCGCCGATAAGATCGTGGCGTACTACGAGGAATACTTTGACGTACCATTTCCTCTTCCGAAGATTG ATCATATTTCCATCCCGGACTACTCTATCGGCGCTATGGAGAATTGGGGCCTGATCACGTACGCCGAGTCACTGCTGCTGTACGACACAAGGAAGCCATCCGCGTCCAGAAAGAGAGGAACTGCAAGGATCGTAGCACATGAGCTGGCTCATATG TGGTTCGGTAACTTGGTGACCATGGAATGGTGGGACGGCACGTGGCTAAACGAAGGCTTTGCCAGTTATGTGGAGTACCTCGGGTACGGCTACGTGGAGCCTGACGTCAACGTG ATGGAGCAGTTTGCCTACTACAGATGTCAGGGTGTGCTGGAGGACGActctctgacgtcatcacgtcCTATCTTTCAACCTGTCAATCACCCTGACGAGAGTAGAGAGATATTTGACAGCATCACTTACAGCAAG GGAGCATCCATTCTGAGAATGCTGGGAAACTTTGTTGGGGAAAACACCTTTAGAAAGGGCTTGAAG TCCTACCTGGAAAGGAACGCCTACAGCAACGCGGTACAGGACGAACTATGGGAAGAGATAACTCTG GCGGCCAGAGAGGACGGACAGACTGACCTAGACGTCAAGACTGTGATGGACACCTGGACACTACAGATGGGATATCCTGTGGTCAACTTGACCAGAGACTACGGGCGTGGCACTGCCCAGGCCACTCAGCAACACTTTCTACTGGACCCTACTGCCACTGTCAGCGCACCGTCTGATTTTGG GTACAGATGGCACATTCCACTGACGTACACAACAAGAGGGGGCTCATTTGATGAACCAGATCAAGTCTGGATGCGACCAGATCAAG GTACTAGTACAGTCAACTTGGGCGGTGCAGGTAGCGATGACTGGGTACTGGCTAACATCCACCGAGTCGGGTACTACAGAGTCAACTACGACCCGACCAACTGGCGCCTGCTCATAGACCATCTCAACAGCAGCCTCTATGAA GAAATTCCCCCGGACAACAGAGGAACACTCATTGATGATGCGTTCAACTTAGGACG GGCCAGCCAACTGGACCTGTCCATAGCTCTGGACCTGACGCGATATTTGGTGCGAGAGCGGCACTTCGTACCGTGGAGTATGGCCAAGGCAGCCATGAACTATGTGGAAACTGTCTTCGGTTCTGTCAGCGATATATACAACAACTGGCAG GCCTACATGGTGCAACTGATAAGCCCTTTCTACAACGAGGTCGGATGGACTCTTCAACAAAGTGACTATAACACCGA GGTAGGACAAGTACTGGCCATATCCACCGCCTGTACCTACGGGCAGACGGGATGTGTAAACAACGCAACAGCGCTATTTCAGCGGTGGATggacacaaacaacaacag TCACATCCCGGAAACCTTCAAGTCCACGGTGTACTGCACTGCCATACGGTACGGGGGTAGTCGGGAGTGGGACTTCGCCTGGCAGCGGTACCTGGAAGCCGAACCGTCGGAGCAAAACCTCCTCCTGTCCGCCATGGCCTGTAGCCGCGACACGGTCATTCTCAGCAG ATATCTTGAGAGAAGCAAAGACGCAGCTCTAGTCCGCAGGCAGTCcgctcctgacgtcatcagctACGTAGGCGGAAGTGACGTAGGCAAGACTCTGGCCTGGAACTTCCTTGTCGACAACTGGGACTTCTACATGGAGAA
- the LOC118418601 gene encoding aminopeptidase N-like isoform X1 translates to MSGFAKRYSFRSGKVHDESCKSYNSRPFAIAACCVLFCLGIGLIIGFEAGRGGVESKPWQQVRLPETLLPIHYDVELQVDVTAFTVVGQVNVTLRCATPTRYVILHAAELDVVSGDGTPGVTSNDGVTVPRITSWFLYTENQYLVLELDKELTKGVVYTVSINFRGTLRDGLIGFYRSSYVNNDGQTRYLATTHMQPMGARLAFPCFDEPAFKATFTVTLVHRDGYTALANMPLENNVTRNDGWIADRFQRSVRMPTYLLAFVVSDYTSVGTVSSSGLETRIWARPEYISAGMGDYALDVADKIVAYYEEYFDVPFPLPKIDHISIPDYSIGAMENWGLITYAESLLLYDTSRKRMQEQYPGTARIVAHELAHMWFGNLVTMEWWDGTWLNEGFASYVEYLGYGYVEPDVNVMEQFAYYRCQGVLEDDSLTSSRPIFQPVNHPDESREIFDSITYSKGASILRMLGNFVGENTFRKGLKSYLERNAYSNAVQDELWEEITLAAREDGQTDLDVKTVMDTWTLQMGYPVVNLTRDYGRGTAQATQQHFLLDPTATVSAPSDFGYRWHIPLTYTTRGGSFDEPDQVWMRPDQGTSTVNLGGAGSDDWVLANIHRVGYYRVNYDPTNWRLLIDHLNSSLYEEIPPDNRGTLIDDAFNLGRASQLDLSIALDLTRYLVRERHFVPWSMAKAAMNYVETVFGSVSDIYNNWQAYMVQLISPFYNEVGWTLQQSDYNTEVGQVLAISTACTYGQTGCVNNATALFQRWMDTNNNSHIPETFKSTVYCTAIRYGGSREWDFAWQRYLEAEPSEQNLLLSAMACSRDTVILSRYLERSKDAALVRRQSAPDVISYVGGSDVGKTLAWNFLVDNWDFYMENYDETQFTMASIVSSVTKQFSAQEDLDNLEQFLKDHPNQGTATRAFSQAVDNTGANLRFRRDNESKIRAWLPGRSRGN, encoded by the exons ATGTCGGGATTCGCGAAGCGGTACAGTTTCAGAAGCGGCAAGGTTCACGACGAGTCCTGTAAGTCTTACAACAGCCGCCCGTTCGCCATCGCCGCGTGCTGTGTTCTCTTTTGTCTCGGGATTGGGCTGATCATCGGGTTTGAGGCAGGCAGGGGCGGTGTAGAGTCGAAACCGTGGCAACAG GTGCGACTACCGGAGACGTTGTTGCCCATACACTATGACGTAGAGCTGCAGGTAGACGTGACGGCCTTCACCGTGGTGGGTCAGGTGAACGTCACGCTCAGGTGTGCCACGCCCACCAGGTACGTCATCCTACACGCCGCTGAGCTGGACGTCGTTAGCGGAGACGGCACGCCAGGTGTCACGAGCAACGATGGCGTCACCGTCCCGAGAATAACCTCCTGGTTTCTGTATACAG AAAACCAGTACCTGGTGTTGGAGCTAGACAAGGAGCTGACAAAGGGAGTGGTCTATACCGTCAGCATCAACTTCAGAGGGACGCTGAGAGATGGACTGATCGGGTTTTACCGATCTTCTTATGTCAACAATGACGGCCAAACACG ATACCTGGCCACGACCCACATGCAGCCGATGGGAGCCCGCCTGGCGTTCCCGTGTTTTGACGAGCCGGCCTTCAAGGCCACGTTCACGGTGACCCTGGTACACCGGGACGGCTACACGGCTCTCGCCAACATGCCACTGGAAAACAACGTAACCAG AAACGATGGATGGATCGCGGACCGGTTCCAGAGGTCCGTACGAATGCCCACCTACCTGCTGGCGTTTGTGGTGTCCGACTACACCTCGGTCGGTACAGTCTCATCTTCAGGATTGGAG ACCAGAATCTGGGCCCGCCCGGAGTACATATCGGCAGGGATGGGAGACTACGCTCTGGACGTCGCCGATAAGATCGTGGCGTACTACGAGGAATACTTTGACGTACCATTTCCTCTTCCGAAGATTG ATCATATTTCCATCCCGGACTATTCCATTGGCGCTATGGAGAATTGGGGCCTGATCACGTACGCCGAGTCACTACTGCTGTACGACACATCCAGAAAGAGGATGCAGGAACAGTATCCAGGAACTGCAAGGATAGTAGCACATGAGCTGGCTCATATG TGGTTCGGTAACTTGGTGACCATGGAATGGTGGGACGGCACGTGGCTAAACGAAGGCTTTGCCAGTTATGTGGAGTACCTCGGGTACGGCTACGTGGAGCCTGACGTCAACGTG ATGGAGCAGTTTGCCTACTACAGATGTCAGGGTGTGCTGGAGGACGActctctgacgtcatcacgtcCTATCTTTCAACCTGTCAATCACCCTGACGAGAGTAGAGAGATATTTGACAGCATCACTTACAGCAAG GGAGCATCCATTCTGAGAATGCTGGGAAACTTTGTTGGGGAAAACACCTTTAGAAAGGGCTTGAAG TCCTACCTGGAAAGGAACGCCTACAGCAACGCGGTACAGGACGAACTATGGGAAGAGATAACTCTG GCGGCCAGAGAGGACGGACAGACTGACCTAGACGTCAAGACTGTGATGGACACCTGGACACTACAGATGGGATATCCTGTGGTCAACTTGACCAGAGACTACGGGCGTGGCACTGCCCAGGCCACTCAGCAACACTTTCTACTGGACCCTACTGCCACTGTCAGCGCACCGTCTGATTTTGG GTACAGATGGCACATTCCACTGACGTACACAACAAGAGGGGGCTCATTTGATGAACCAGATCAAGTCTGGATGCGACCAGATCAAG GTACTAGTACAGTCAACTTGGGCGGTGCAGGTAGCGATGACTGGGTACTGGCTAACATCCACCGAGTCGGGTACTACAGAGTCAACTACGACCCGACCAACTGGCGCCTGCTCATAGACCATCTCAACAGCAGCCTCTATGAA GAAATTCCCCCGGACAACAGAGGAACACTCATTGATGATGCGTTCAACTTAGGACG GGCCAGCCAACTGGACCTGTCCATAGCTCTGGACCTGACGCGATATTTGGTGCGAGAGCGGCACTTCGTACCGTGGAGTATGGCCAAGGCAGCCATGAACTATGTGGAAACTGTCTTCGGTTCTGTCAGCGATATATACAACAACTGGCAG GCCTACATGGTGCAACTGATAAGCCCTTTCTACAACGAGGTCGGATGGACTCTTCAACAAAGTGACTATAACACCGA GGTAGGACAAGTACTGGCCATATCCACCGCCTGTACCTACGGGCAGACGGGATGTGTAAACAACGCAACAGCGCTATTTCAGCGGTGGATggacacaaacaacaacag TCACATCCCGGAAACCTTCAAGTCCACGGTGTACTGCACTGCCATACGGTACGGGGGTAGTCGGGAGTGGGACTTCGCCTGGCAGCGGTACCTGGAAGCCGAACCGTCGGAGCAAAACCTCCTCCTGTCCGCCATGGCCTGTAGCCGCGACACGGTCATTCTCAGCAG ATATCTTGAGAGAAGCAAAGACGCAGCTCTAGTCCGCAGGCAGTCcgctcctgacgtcatcagctACGTAGGCGGAAGTGACGTAGGCAAGACTCTGGCCTGGAACTTCCTTGTCGACAACTGGGACTTCTACATGGAGAA